From a single Paenibacillus sp. FSL R5-0345 genomic region:
- a CDS encoding N-acetylmannosamine-6-phosphate 2-epimerase, with amino-acid sequence MNTENNVLKKIKHKLVVSSQALPEEPLHSPFIMGRMAYAAYLGGASGIRANSVADIQEIKKTVNLPIIGIIKRVYEGSEVFITPTLKEVDELYREGVDIIAMDATDRIRPDGSTISELFPNIRETYKDQLFMADCSTFEEAAKAVELGFDLVGTTLSGYTAYTKDRSLPDFELVKQIVSNFSVPVIAEGGVSTPEELKTMFDLGVYSAVVGSAITRPMEITKRFVSAIQ; translated from the coding sequence ATGAATACTGAAAATAATGTACTTAAAAAGATAAAACATAAACTAGTCGTCTCTAGTCAAGCCTTACCCGAAGAACCGCTGCATAGTCCGTTTATTATGGGGAGAATGGCATATGCAGCATACTTGGGCGGTGCCTCCGGCATTCGGGCTAATAGCGTAGCTGATATTCAAGAAATCAAGAAAACAGTGAATCTACCCATCATCGGGATCATCAAGAGGGTATATGAAGGTTCAGAAGTATTTATAACACCAACCCTGAAGGAAGTAGATGAGCTTTACCGCGAAGGCGTAGATATCATTGCTATGGATGCGACGGACCGAATTAGACCAGATGGATCTACCATTTCAGAACTATTTCCTAACATAAGAGAGACCTACAAAGATCAGCTGTTTATGGCAGACTGCTCTACATTTGAAGAAGCGGCTAAAGCTGTCGAGCTGGGATTTGATCTTGTGGGAACGACCTTAAGCGGATATACAGCATACACTAAAGACCGTTCACTCCCAGACTTCGAGCTAGTCAAACAAATCGTAAGCAACTTCTCTGTGCCTGTGATAGCTGAAGGTGGCGTTTCTACGCCCGAAGAACTGAAGACGATGTTTGATTTAGGGGTCTATTCAGCGGTAGTTGGCTCAGCGATTACAAGACCAATGGAGATTACAAAAAGGTTTGTGAGCGCTATTCAGTAG
- a CDS encoding carbohydrate ABC transporter permease: MSKIRNKKKREKFDVISNVIIVLFALLNLFPLYWLFTSSLKNSSDVVKMPPDWWPKSITFSNYVDVFQNQPALRWTFNSIYVSGVSTIIVIIVGAMAAYAFSKINFKGKDIIFIIFISSLMIPKEIMIVPLFRITQQFGMVNSYNGMIWPNVAGAFGVFLLKGFFDLTPNALREAGRIDGANEWRIFTRIMVPIIKPGIGALFILNFVQVWNDYLWQLVIGQENKMKTLMVGTATLMQDLNPNFAYKMAGATIAAIPMLLVFMLFQRFFTNGITAGAVKE; this comes from the coding sequence ATGTCGAAAATTAGAAACAAGAAGAAGAGAGAGAAGTTTGATGTGATATCGAATGTTATCATTGTCCTCTTCGCGCTCCTTAATCTTTTTCCATTGTATTGGTTATTCACAAGCTCGCTCAAGAACAGTTCAGATGTTGTGAAGATGCCTCCAGACTGGTGGCCTAAATCGATTACATTCTCCAACTATGTAGATGTGTTTCAGAACCAACCGGCTTTGAGATGGACGTTTAATAGTATTTATGTCTCAGGTGTATCTACGATTATCGTTATTATTGTAGGCGCTATGGCAGCTTATGCTTTCTCAAAGATCAATTTTAAAGGTAAAGATATCATCTTCATTATCTTCATATCGAGCTTGATGATCCCTAAAGAAATTATGATTGTGCCTTTATTCCGGATTACACAGCAATTTGGAATGGTGAATTCCTATAACGGTATGATTTGGCCGAACGTCGCGGGTGCATTTGGAGTGTTCCTGTTAAAAGGATTCTTCGATTTAACGCCTAACGCTTTAAGAGAAGCTGGGAGAATAGATGGTGCAAATGAATGGAGAATCTTTACTCGCATCATGGTGCCAATTATTAAACCTGGTATTGGAGCCTTATTTATTCTGAATTTCGTGCAAGTCTGGAATGATTACTTGTGGCAGCTGGTTATAGGCCAAGAGAACAAAATGAAAACATTAATGGTTGGTACTGCGACCTTAATGCAGGATTTGAATCCTAATTTCGCATATAAAATGGCCGGAGCCACCATTGCTGCAATTCCGATGTTGCTAGTGTTCATGTTATTCCAACGGTTCTTCACCAATGGGATTACTGCAGGAGCAGTTAAAGAATAA
- a CDS encoding carbohydrate ABC transporter permease gives MKLRSNYLKENITGYLFILPQMIVFLAFLVYPILEGMRLSLYQINYDSEKFVGLANYTTLFNDPVFFKATFNTIIFVVFIVLLTVGFALFVASAVFDKNAKYVSFIRGSYYIPVMVSMVVMSMVWSFLLNPANGLISFIYKDMGFGTINLLGNPKTVLPVVIFVTFATNVGQAIILYIASMIGVSKELFEAAEIDGASRWQVISKILIPSVGPTTTYITIINIIAVLKIFVVIQLLTGGGPNNSSVTLMYYLYNNAFKYNQLGVASAVGVIMFVITLLLSVPQLRSMIKVK, from the coding sequence ATGAAACTACGTAGTAATTACCTAAAAGAGAATATTACAGGTTATCTGTTTATTTTACCTCAGATGATAGTATTCTTAGCCTTTCTTGTCTATCCGATCTTAGAAGGGATGCGCCTGAGTTTATACCAAATTAATTATGATAGTGAGAAGTTTGTGGGTCTGGCTAACTACACCACATTGTTTAATGATCCGGTATTCTTTAAAGCTACCTTTAATACGATTATCTTCGTAGTCTTTATCGTTCTACTTACCGTGGGCTTTGCACTATTCGTTGCCTCGGCTGTATTTGATAAGAACGCTAAGTACGTCTCCTTTATAAGAGGAAGCTATTATATTCCGGTCATGGTATCCATGGTTGTTATGAGTATGGTGTGGAGCTTCCTGTTGAATCCTGCTAACGGACTTATTTCTTTTATCTATAAAGATATGGGTTTTGGGACGATCAATCTTCTAGGAAATCCAAAGACGGTTTTGCCGGTGGTTATCTTTGTGACCTTCGCAACGAACGTAGGCCAAGCCATTATTCTGTATATAGCTTCGATGATTGGTGTATCTAAAGAGCTTTTTGAAGCAGCAGAAATCGACGGTGCAAGCAGATGGCAAGTGATTTCGAAGATCCTCATTCCTTCTGTAGGACCTACAACGACCTATATTACGATTATCAATATTATTGCTGTTCTAAAAATATTTGTAGTCATCCAGCTATTAACCGGCGGCGGACCGAACAACTCATCGGTAACCTTGATGTACTACCTTTACAATAATGCATTTAAGTACAATCAACTCGGTGTAGCTTCTGCGGTAGGCGTTATCATGTTCGTGATTACATTATTATTATCTGTGCCTCAGCTGCGAAGCATGATTAAGGTGAAGTGA
- a CDS encoding ABC transporter substrate-binding protein, producing the protein MKKKRLLSTMVALMVIISLISGCSGNNAASSNKSDNASTSGKEKVAIKVWLTPQWKGVVDATESGADYDSFLKAAAEKFKAQYDKYDADIQVEVIAGDQRDQLLNVNLSGGTPPNVFFESVFPMGDYVHRGALEPLTDIIDDNAKSDIAQNYWDAVTFGKDVYFYPFQHNPGTLVYNADMFKAAGLEKFIGGESEIKTWNLDEYQQILDGLKNDLPKDKYSNAYPMALYAVNNQGDTWNLAYLRMFGNKFFDDQGNIILNDANGVKAATWLKKLYDGGYTNPGAESVSSNDANAMFQNQQLAISFTNPILFNGSKANMESGTSPKFDMRLANIPSESGDPLSFTYVVGASVFKSKDAKKTEVAKDFVKFFSSDPELVKSSKNGIPVRSSVAEELKSENPLFAAYDANSKYLFNFTGNVPGYSQLREVLYPDLQALYMGAKTPEQFVQDYQTNGNKVIDTNKASSVIFQ; encoded by the coding sequence ATGAAGAAGAAACGTTTACTCTCGACAATGGTTGCATTAATGGTAATTATTTCACTAATTTCAGGATGTTCTGGTAACAATGCAGCAAGCTCTAATAAATCCGATAATGCTTCTACATCAGGCAAGGAAAAAGTGGCAATTAAAGTATGGCTGACCCCTCAGTGGAAGGGTGTTGTGGATGCAACCGAAAGCGGTGCTGACTATGATAGTTTCCTTAAAGCCGCTGCTGAGAAGTTCAAAGCGCAATACGACAAATATGATGCCGACATTCAAGTCGAAGTCATTGCCGGGGATCAGCGCGACCAACTCCTCAATGTTAACTTGAGCGGAGGTACGCCGCCGAATGTCTTCTTTGAAAGCGTATTCCCTATGGGCGATTATGTTCACCGTGGTGCGTTGGAGCCTTTGACAGACATCATCGATGATAACGCAAAAAGTGATATCGCACAAAATTACTGGGATGCAGTAACGTTCGGAAAAGATGTGTACTTCTATCCATTCCAACATAATCCAGGTACTTTGGTCTATAACGCAGACATGTTTAAAGCGGCTGGTTTAGAAAAGTTCATCGGTGGAGAGTCCGAAATTAAGACTTGGAACTTGGATGAATATCAACAAATCTTGGACGGTCTGAAAAATGATCTTCCGAAGGATAAATATTCTAATGCTTATCCAATGGCACTGTACGCTGTGAATAACCAAGGAGATACTTGGAACCTTGCATACTTAAGAATGTTCGGAAATAAGTTCTTTGACGATCAAGGAAACATTATTCTGAATGATGCGAATGGTGTTAAAGCTGCTACATGGTTGAAAAAACTATATGACGGTGGATATACAAATCCAGGTGCAGAATCTGTATCCTCCAATGACGCCAATGCCATGTTCCAGAATCAGCAGCTAGCGATCAGTTTCACCAATCCAATCTTGTTCAATGGCTCAAAAGCAAATATGGAATCCGGCACTTCTCCTAAATTTGATATGCGTCTTGCTAATATTCCGTCTGAAAGCGGAGATCCTCTATCCTTTACTTATGTAGTGGGTGCTAGTGTATTTAAGTCCAAAGATGCGAAGAAGACTGAAGTCGCTAAAGATTTCGTGAAGTTCTTTTCAAGTGATCCTGAATTAGTTAAATCCTCTAAGAATGGTATCCCTGTGAGAAGCTCGGTGGCCGAAGAACTGAAGTCGGAGAATCCACTCTTTGCTGCTTATGATGCCAATTCAAAATATTTGTTCAACTTCACGGGTAACGTTCCAGGATATAGCCAATTAAGAGAAGTTTTGTACCCTGATCTGCAGGCGCTTTACATGGGAGCAAAGACACCAGAACAGTTTGTACAAGATTATCAGACCAATGGTAATAAAGTGATTGATACGAATAAAGCTAGCTCTGTCATTTTCCAATAA
- a CDS encoding SGNH/GDSL hydrolase family protein, which yields MKRTIVCFGDSNTWGYDAETDQRFKDEIRWTGLLDTELGDSYRVIEEGLPGRTSVSEDPLFEGLAGISYLYPCLMSHAPLDLVVIMLGTNDTKERFALTSYNIAQGIVRLALKAKGSGAGHAGKAPEVLVIAPPPIGAEYIHTPIGKPMGSNCSEKSMELSQHLAALLKGTDIHFMDSREYVSMNEIDYMHLDIQGHRNMADLVQNHVKRILD from the coding sequence ATGAAGAGAACGATCGTATGCTTTGGCGATTCCAATACTTGGGGCTACGACGCAGAGACTGACCAAAGGTTTAAGGATGAAATCCGTTGGACAGGGCTTCTGGATACAGAACTGGGCGACTCTTATCGTGTCATAGAAGAAGGGCTTCCCGGTAGAACGAGTGTCAGTGAGGATCCGTTATTTGAAGGGTTAGCCGGAATTTCTTATCTCTATCCATGCCTCATGTCACATGCACCGCTTGACTTGGTTGTGATCATGCTTGGAACGAATGATACGAAAGAAAGATTTGCACTCACTTCATATAACATCGCTCAAGGTATTGTTAGACTTGCTCTTAAAGCTAAAGGGAGCGGGGCAGGACACGCGGGAAAAGCTCCAGAAGTACTTGTGATCGCTCCTCCCCCTATTGGGGCAGAGTATATCCATACTCCCATTGGTAAGCCGATGGGAAGTAATTGTAGCGAGAAATCTATGGAGCTATCGCAGCATCTTGCAGCGTTGCTTAAGGGCACAGATATCCACTTTATGGATTCCAGAGAATATGTATCGATGAATGAAATTGACTACATGCATCTTGATATACAAGGACATCGAAACATGGCTGATCTGGTGCAAAATCATGTCAAACGGATTTTAGATTAG
- a CDS encoding dihydrodipicolinate synthase family protein — protein MTLTKFHGIIPAFYACYDDQGNISESRTHALCDYLFEKGVQGVYVGGSSGECIYQSLDERKAVLSYVANNLKGKMTLIAHVGAPSTRDSIELAKHAASLGYDALSAIPPIYFKLPDSAVTKYWSDIMEATPLPFIIYNIPQTTGYTLTPALFEKLLANKKVIGVKNSSMPPMDIERFKRVGGKDVVVFNGPDEQYVAGRIMGADAGIGGTYAVMPELFLQANKFVLAGKFEEAGQLQSDINDIIIALCSLKGSMYAEIKEVLRLRGVNIGSVRAPLEGIAAEDAGPIADIMKLIDQAIEKYCG, from the coding sequence ATGACACTAACCAAGTTCCACGGAATTATACCTGCCTTCTATGCTTGCTATGACGATCAAGGGAATATTTCGGAATCCCGTACGCATGCCTTATGTGATTATTTATTTGAAAAAGGTGTTCAAGGTGTTTATGTGGGAGGCAGTTCTGGAGAATGTATCTACCAGAGTCTGGACGAACGCAAAGCGGTACTTAGCTACGTAGCTAACAACTTGAAAGGTAAAATGACGCTGATCGCTCATGTAGGTGCGCCTTCTACAAGAGATAGTATCGAATTAGCAAAACATGCGGCGAGCTTAGGATATGATGCACTATCCGCAATCCCCCCTATATATTTTAAATTACCAGATAGCGCAGTAACTAAATATTGGAGCGATATTATGGAGGCAACTCCTCTACCGTTCATCATTTACAACATCCCTCAGACTACGGGATATACACTAACCCCAGCTTTATTCGAGAAACTGCTTGCTAATAAAAAGGTTATCGGTGTTAAGAATTCTTCTATGCCACCTATGGATATTGAACGCTTCAAAAGAGTGGGTGGAAAAGATGTAGTGGTATTTAATGGACCGGATGAACAATATGTTGCGGGAAGAATTATGGGAGCTGATGCAGGTATTGGTGGCACTTATGCTGTTATGCCGGAGCTGTTCTTGCAAGCTAATAAATTTGTTCTTGCCGGCAAGTTTGAGGAAGCAGGACAACTTCAAAGTGATATCAACGATATCATCATCGCGCTTTGTTCCCTCAAGGGTTCTATGTATGCGGAAATTAAAGAGGTTCTGAGATTAAGAGGCGTAAACATTGGTAGTGTAAGAGCACCACTTGAAGGGATAGCCGCTGAAGATGCTGGTCCAATCGCAGACATTATGAAATTGATTGATCAAGCGATCGAAAAATATTGTGGTTAA
- a CDS encoding Gfo/Idh/MocA family protein — MRTLTAVLLGAGSRGRYIYGPYAEKFPNELKIVAVAEPDDERRNRFAEIHRIAPEHVYNSWEKVFDQGQIADVMIIATLDRMHYIPAMKAMELGYHVMLEKPMSPSMEECIELEQASLRYKRLLVVTHVLRYSPFWSGIKKCIEDGELGTIGTIQLTENVGYLHMTHSYVRGNWRNSEETSPMILAKSCHDLDLISWLMNQPCTSVSSYGSLLHFRPENAPEGSADRCINGCEVEKECAFSAMKIYIQPPEHPWARYMTNDLSQEGILKALKEGPWGRCVYRCDNNVVDHQVVNMEFENGANASFIMSGLTQSGTRRVQIMGTQGEIIGDMDKGSFTLYRYVSGEKVEIGCNVEGDGHGGGDDRMVSSFLRIVRQFDSNPSQGLTSATASLQSHLIAFASEHSRLNAGQTVKLSDLQKKEEMSYKIK, encoded by the coding sequence TTGAGAACATTAACAGCTGTATTACTTGGCGCTGGCAGTCGAGGGAGATATATTTATGGGCCCTACGCGGAGAAGTTTCCGAATGAATTAAAGATTGTTGCCGTAGCTGAGCCGGATGATGAACGTAGAAATCGATTTGCAGAGATTCATAGAATTGCTCCAGAGCATGTCTACAATTCTTGGGAGAAAGTATTTGATCAGGGTCAAATTGCGGACGTGATGATAATTGCTACGCTCGATCGGATGCATTATATACCAGCGATGAAAGCGATGGAGCTAGGCTATCATGTCATGCTAGAGAAGCCGATGTCTCCTTCCATGGAAGAATGCATCGAATTGGAGCAAGCTTCGCTTCGGTATAAGCGACTGCTCGTCGTAACCCATGTCCTGCGATATTCCCCGTTCTGGTCTGGGATCAAAAAATGCATCGAAGACGGTGAACTCGGAACGATAGGTACGATTCAATTAACCGAAAATGTGGGCTACCTGCATATGACACACAGTTATGTCCGCGGGAATTGGCGCAATTCGGAGGAGACGAGTCCCATGATCCTGGCCAAATCATGCCATGATCTGGATCTCATCTCATGGCTTATGAATCAACCGTGTACAAGCGTGAGCTCGTACGGATCATTACTGCATTTCAGGCCGGAGAACGCTCCGGAAGGCTCCGCGGATCGCTGTATCAACGGCTGTGAGGTTGAGAAGGAATGCGCTTTCTCGGCGATGAAAATATATATTCAGCCTCCGGAACACCCTTGGGCACGCTATATGACGAATGATTTGTCGCAAGAGGGAATCTTGAAGGCGCTTAAGGAAGGACCGTGGGGTCGCTGCGTGTATCGCTGCGATAATAATGTCGTGGATCACCAGGTAGTCAACATGGAGTTCGAGAATGGAGCGAATGCATCGTTCATCATGTCAGGGCTGACACAGAGCGGCACGCGTCGGGTTCAAATTATGGGAACACAAGGCGAGATCATCGGGGATATGGACAAAGGATCCTTCACGCTGTACCGCTATGTATCGGGTGAGAAGGTTGAGATTGGCTGCAATGTGGAAGGCGATGGTCATGGAGGCGGCGATGACCGTATGGTGAGCTCATTCCTGCGGATTGTGCGTCAATTTGACAGCAATCCATCGCAAGGCTTGACCTCGGCGACGGCATCCCTGCAGAGCCATTTGATCGCATTCGCGTCGGAACATTCGAGATTGAACGCAGGTCAGACGGTCAAGCTTTCGGACTTGCAGAAAAAAGAAGAAATGTCGTATAAGATAAAATGA
- a CDS encoding response regulator, whose translation MYRLLIVDDLPIIVDGLLELFNETDHLQLEVMKAYSGEEALEVLSHHRIDIVISDIKMPGLEGIELLREIKSQWPACKVIFLTGYNDFHYAKSAITYGGFDYILKVESDEKIIQSVERAIEKIEEENNQEQMIARAQSKMRLALPSLQKEYVWELFQGKHVSDSQLKQAFKEIDIRLDATLPVYLLIGRVDAWKEMFTTPDKALLTYAVQNICDEYLSTQVRCYSVVFELSKIVWMIQPKIPDGSSIEYGDQDWIRAHRYTSGILETVQGNCKRLLSLSVSFLLGSEATTWDNISDRFHSIKYGLVQGHGLFNEVILTDKDIQREVNGDLSGNYHDAFYHARVQLLMSCLENNHREQFNKLYAELMFIWNDKESPNERKIELYHSLSAIFLFYIHKNGEIRDYINTLMDLDKLYRYGDSASWSELIQYFSQMAECFFEWNALRGTQLPTEVVNKVHRYIEEHISTDISLNALADYVSLNPSYLSRLYKQITGIGLSKYVNDYRNLIAKNMLLNTSMKVNEIAAALGYNSALAFIRFFKKQNETTPQDFRMTRTHIQNQGQ comes from the coding sequence ATGTACCGACTGCTAATCGTCGATGATCTTCCCATTATTGTCGATGGTCTTCTGGAGCTATTCAATGAGACCGATCATTTGCAACTCGAGGTTATGAAGGCATATTCAGGTGAAGAAGCACTGGAGGTACTTTCTCATCATCGTATTGATATCGTGATTTCCGACATTAAGATGCCTGGACTGGAAGGGATTGAATTGCTTCGGGAAATCAAATCCCAGTGGCCGGCCTGCAAAGTTATTTTCTTAACAGGATATAATGATTTTCATTATGCAAAGAGCGCAATTACGTACGGTGGGTTCGATTATATTCTGAAGGTCGAAAGTGATGAGAAAATTATTCAGTCCGTAGAACGGGCGATTGAGAAAATTGAAGAAGAAAATAACCAAGAACAGATGATCGCTAGAGCGCAATCCAAAATGAGACTGGCATTGCCCTCCCTGCAAAAAGAGTATGTGTGGGAGCTCTTTCAAGGCAAGCATGTATCGGATAGCCAATTAAAGCAGGCGTTCAAAGAAATCGATATCCGGCTTGATGCGACATTGCCGGTTTACTTGCTCATAGGCAGGGTAGACGCATGGAAAGAAATGTTCACGACGCCGGATAAAGCATTGTTGACTTACGCCGTACAGAACATTTGCGATGAGTATTTGTCCACGCAGGTCAGATGTTATTCCGTTGTATTCGAGTTATCCAAAATCGTCTGGATGATTCAACCGAAAATCCCGGATGGATCGTCTATCGAATATGGGGATCAGGATTGGATCAGAGCTCATCGGTATACGAGCGGTATTCTGGAGACTGTGCAGGGAAATTGCAAGAGGTTGCTGAGTTTATCGGTTTCTTTCCTTCTTGGAAGTGAAGCAACGACATGGGATAACATATCTGATCGGTTCCACTCGATCAAATACGGCCTGGTACAAGGACATGGATTATTTAATGAGGTCATATTGACTGATAAAGACATTCAAAGAGAAGTGAACGGTGATCTGAGTGGGAACTACCACGATGCCTTCTATCACGCCCGTGTTCAATTGCTGATGTCTTGTCTCGAGAATAATCATCGGGAGCAATTCAACAAGCTGTATGCCGAACTAATGTTCATTTGGAATGATAAGGAGTCGCCGAATGAGCGGAAGATCGAACTGTATCATTCGCTTTCAGCTATTTTTCTGTTCTATATCCATAAGAATGGGGAAATTCGGGATTACATCAATACGCTGATGGATTTGGATAAGTTATATCGCTATGGAGATTCCGCATCATGGTCGGAGCTGATTCAATACTTCTCGCAAATGGCGGAGTGCTTCTTCGAATGGAATGCGCTGCGGGGTACGCAATTGCCGACAGAGGTCGTGAATAAGGTACATCGATATATTGAAGAACATATTTCCACTGATATTTCCTTAAATGCGCTGGCTGATTACGTGAGCTTGAATCCATCGTATTTGTCCCGGCTTTATAAGCAAATCACTGGAATAGGGTTATCTAAATATGTGAACGACTATCGTAACCTGATCGCAAAAAATATGCTGCTCAACACATCGATGAAAGTGAATGAAATTGCTGCTGCCCTGGGGTACAACTCAGCGCTTGCATTTATTCGCTTCTTCAAGAAGCAGAACGAAACAACGCCGCAAGATTTCCGTATGACAAGGACCCATATACAGAATCAAGGTCAATAA
- a CDS encoding sensor histidine kinase translates to MKIRFLIKDSSIFQKIMAAFLAALFPLMAITWLINEKGSDNIRSEISESILNTTRFYLDSLDKEADRISRYLPNYVMDKDLMEIATTGNYMSYYDRAQKILDIQRRLELMKNSSPFIQEARAYIPLIDRTILSNKFETSMNKQEYASMQQNKRLYEEPFIYWNDRLFISMQYPINTVKNPIYIVAVELSTTKIRETLSQIGSSRGGQSVLLNLERGWEIESNMDPELLEQMKSFAADKRELQKNEGYETIMYNGKRFLTVYKYSSLWNSYSIMCIPEETILGSLEIYRTLFWWACALAVGIVVFFSYFLLRFIYRPLMKLVHSFRRVQQNRLEPIVIDRGADEFGYLYQAFNNTIRSLKTLIEENYEQQIRNQRSELKRLQSQINPHFLYNCFFVLCRLIKSENQKEKAYQFCLYIGQYFQFITRDDEDDIPLGLEVNHSRTYVDMQTICYGDRIQVKFEGDVPDLFVPRLILQPIIENAYKHALGNMIQQGELWVHCERVGDVFSIYVEDNGRSISDAEIEQLQKRLRQSTIRMEETTGIINVHRRIQLRYGEEYGITVSRSALGGLQVKINLSTN, encoded by the coding sequence ATGAAAATCCGATTCTTGATTAAAGATTCCTCTATATTCCAGAAAATAATGGCTGCCTTTCTGGCAGCCTTGTTTCCGCTCATGGCGATTACCTGGTTGATTAATGAGAAGGGCTCGGACAATATTCGGAGTGAAATTTCCGAGTCAATTCTAAATACGACTCGCTTCTATCTGGATTCACTAGACAAGGAAGCAGACCGGATCAGCCGTTATTTGCCGAACTATGTGATGGACAAAGACTTGATGGAAATAGCAACTACAGGCAATTACATGAGTTATTACGATCGTGCGCAAAAAATATTAGATATCCAAAGACGGCTTGAATTGATGAAGAACTCAAGTCCATTTATTCAAGAAGCAAGGGCGTATATCCCTCTTATCGACCGAACGATTCTTAGCAATAAATTTGAAACCTCGATGAATAAGCAGGAATATGCTTCTATGCAGCAAAACAAGAGATTATACGAAGAACCTTTCATTTACTGGAACGATCGGTTATTTATTTCCATGCAATATCCCATTAATACCGTTAAAAATCCGATTTATATCGTAGCGGTTGAATTATCGACTACCAAAATCAGAGAAACGTTATCTCAAATCGGCAGCTCGCGTGGTGGACAGAGCGTATTGCTCAATCTGGAACGTGGTTGGGAGATCGAGAGTAACATGGATCCGGAACTGCTGGAACAAATGAAATCCTTCGCTGCAGATAAGCGGGAATTGCAAAAAAACGAAGGATACGAAACGATTATGTATAATGGTAAACGGTTTCTTACGGTATATAAATACTCCAGTCTCTGGAATTCCTATTCGATTATGTGCATTCCCGAAGAGACGATTTTGGGTTCTCTTGAGATCTATCGAACATTGTTCTGGTGGGCTTGCGCGCTAGCTGTGGGTATTGTCGTTTTCTTCTCTTACTTTCTATTACGATTTATCTATCGGCCATTAATGAAACTTGTGCATTCCTTTCGGCGCGTTCAGCAGAATAGGCTGGAACCGATCGTGATCGATCGTGGAGCTGATGAGTTCGGGTATTTGTACCAAGCTTTTAATAATACGATCCGATCCTTGAAAACACTAATCGAGGAAAATTACGAGCAGCAAATCAGGAACCAGCGTTCCGAGCTGAAACGATTACAATCGCAAATTAATCCTCATTTTTTATATAATTGTTTTTTTGTATTGTGCCGGTTAATTAAATCTGAGAATCAGAAGGAAAAGGCTTATCAATTCTGCCTGTACATCGGACAATATTTTCAGTTTATTACTCGCGATGACGAGGATGATATTCCGCTGGGGCTGGAGGTCAATCATTCTCGCACGTATGTAGACATGCAAACCATATGTTACGGAGATCGTATTCAAGTCAAGTTCGAAGGTGATGTTCCCGATCTCTTCGTGCCGAGGCTGATTCTGCAGCCGATCATCGAAAATGCTTATAAGCATGCCTTGGGCAATATGATTCAGCAGGGTGAGCTATGGGTTCATTGTGAGCGGGTGGGCGATGTATTCTCCATCTATGTCGAAGATAATGGCCGAAGCATCTCCGATGCGGAGATCGAACAGCTTCAGAAGCGACTGCGTCAATCCACGATTCGGATGGAGGAAACAACCGGAATCATAAATGTGCATCGCAGAATACAACTGCGGTACGGTGAGGAATATGGCATTACCGTGTCACGTTCTGCTCTTGGTGGACTTCAAGTAAAAATCAATCTGAGCACGAACTAG